The following are encoded together in the Citrobacter arsenatis genome:
- a CDS encoding PTS fructose transporter subunit IIC, producing the protein MAIKKRSATVVPGASGAAAAIKNPPASRNSFWGELPQHVMSGISRMVPTLIMGGVILAFSQLIAYSWLDIPADTGIMDALNSGKFTGFNLSLLKFAWLSQSFGGVLFGFAIPMFAAFVANSIGGKLAFPAGFIGGLMSTQPTQILNFDPATLQWATSAPVPSTFIGALIISIVAGYLVKWMNQKIQLPDFLLAFKTTFLLPILSAIFVMLAMYYVITPFGGWINGGIRTLLTAAGEKGTLMYAMGISAATAIDLGGPINKAAGFVAFSFTTDHVLPVTARSIAIVIPPIGLGLATLIDRRLTGKRLFSAQLYPQGKTAMFLAFMGISEGAIPFALESPITAIPSYMVGAIVGSTAAVWLGAVQWFPESAIWAWPLVTNLGVYMAGILLGAVITALMVVFLRHLMYRKGKLLIESL; encoded by the coding sequence ATGGCCATTAAAAAACGCAGTGCAACCGTTGTGCCTGGCGCATCTGGTGCGGCAGCGGCAATAAAAAATCCACCGGCCTCCCGCAATAGCTTCTGGGGCGAACTTCCGCAACATGTGATGTCGGGTATTTCGCGCATGGTGCCGACGTTAATTATGGGCGGGGTGATTCTCGCCTTCTCGCAACTGATCGCCTATAGCTGGCTCGATATTCCTGCTGATACCGGCATCATGGATGCGCTGAACAGCGGAAAATTCACCGGTTTTAATCTCTCATTACTGAAATTTGCCTGGCTGTCGCAATCTTTTGGCGGCGTGCTGTTTGGTTTTGCTATCCCGATGTTTGCCGCGTTTGTCGCCAACTCTATCGGCGGCAAGCTGGCGTTTCCGGCAGGATTCATTGGCGGGCTGATGTCTACTCAGCCGACACAGATACTGAATTTTGACCCGGCGACGCTGCAATGGGCAACCAGTGCTCCGGTTCCGTCAACCTTTATTGGCGCGCTAATTATCTCGATTGTCGCCGGGTATCTGGTGAAGTGGATGAACCAAAAAATCCAGCTGCCTGATTTCCTGCTGGCGTTCAAAACCACCTTTTTACTGCCCATTCTTTCCGCCATTTTCGTCATGCTGGCGATGTATTACGTGATAACGCCGTTTGGCGGCTGGATCAACGGTGGGATCCGTACTCTGCTGACGGCGGCTGGCGAGAAAGGCACGCTGATGTACGCGATGGGGATTTCCGCGGCAACGGCGATTGACCTCGGCGGCCCGATTAATAAAGCCGCAGGTTTTGTCGCCTTCAGCTTTACCACCGATCACGTTCTACCGGTAACCGCGCGCTCTATTGCAATTGTCATTCCCCCGATTGGCCTCGGGCTGGCCACGCTTATTGACCGTCGCTTAACCGGCAAACGCCTGTTCAGCGCACAGCTCTACCCACAGGGGAAAACGGCAATGTTCCTCGCGTTTATGGGGATCAGCGAAGGGGCGATCCCGTTTGCACTGGAAAGTCCCATCACTGCGATTCCGTCCTATATGGTTGGCGCCATTGTCGGGTCGACGGCTGCAGTCTGGCTGGGCGCGGTGCAGTGGTTCCCTGAATCGGCTATTTGGGCGTGGCCGCTGGTCACTAACCTCGGCGTTTATATGGCGGGGATCCTGTTAGGCGCGGTAATTACGGCGCTGATGGTGGTGTTCCTGCGCCATCTGATGTATCGCAAAGGCAAGTTGCTGATTGAAAGCCTCTGA
- a CDS encoding PTS fructose transporter subunit IIB produces MSKKLIAVCACPMGLAHTFMAAQALEEAAVEAGYEVKIETQGADGIQNRLTAQDIAEATLIIHSVAVTPEDNERFESRDVYEITLQDAIKNAAGIIKEIEEMVAAEQQ; encoded by the coding sequence ATGAGCAAAAAACTGATTGCCGTCTGCGCGTGCCCAATGGGGCTGGCCCACACCTTTATGGCGGCTCAGGCGCTGGAAGAAGCCGCGGTTGAAGCGGGTTATGAAGTGAAAATTGAAACCCAGGGCGCGGACGGAATACAAAATCGCCTGACAGCGCAGGATATCGCTGAGGCAACGTTAATCATCCATTCTGTTGCCGTTACTCCGGAAGATAACGAGCGTTTTGAGTCGCGTGACGTTTACGAAATTACGTTACAGGACGCGATAAAAAATGCAGCCGGCATCATTAAAGAGATCGAAGAGATGGTTGCCGCTGAACAACAATAA
- the glk gene encoding glucokinase, with protein MTKYALVGDVGGTNARLALCDIASGEISQAKTYSGLDYPSLEAVVRVYLDEHSVSVEDGCIAIACPITGDWVAMTNHTWAFSIAEMKKNLGFSHLEIINDFTAVSMAIPMLKKEHLIQFGGAEPVEGKPIAVYGAGTGLGVAHLVHVDKRWVSLPGEGGHVDFAPNSEEEGIILEVLRAEIGHVSAERVLSGPGLVNLYRAIVKSDGRLPENLQPKDITARALEDSCIDCRRALSLFCVIMGRFGGDLALTLGTFGGVYIAGGIVPRFLDFFKASGFRGGFEDKGRFKAYVQDIPVYLIVHENPGLLGSGAHLRQTLGHIL; from the coding sequence ATGACAAAATATGCTTTAGTAGGTGATGTTGGCGGCACCAACGCGCGTCTTGCTCTGTGCGATATTGCCAGCGGCGAGATTTCGCAGGCAAAAACCTATTCCGGGCTGGATTACCCAAGCCTCGAGGCCGTGGTGCGCGTGTACCTGGATGAGCATAGCGTCAGCGTTGAAGATGGCTGCATTGCCATTGCCTGTCCCATTACCGGCGACTGGGTGGCAATGACCAACCATACCTGGGCATTCTCTATTGCCGAGATGAAAAAAAATCTGGGCTTCAGCCATCTGGAAATCATCAATGATTTCACCGCCGTGTCGATGGCGATCCCGATGCTGAAAAAAGAGCATTTGATCCAGTTTGGTGGCGCGGAACCCGTCGAAGGTAAACCGATTGCAGTTTATGGCGCAGGAACCGGGCTTGGCGTGGCGCATCTGGTGCACGTTGATAAACGCTGGGTGAGCCTGCCTGGTGAAGGCGGTCACGTGGATTTTGCGCCTAATAGCGAAGAAGAGGGGATTATCCTGGAAGTTCTGCGTGCGGAGATTGGTCACGTTTCCGCTGAGCGCGTGCTGTCAGGTCCGGGGCTGGTGAACCTGTATCGCGCCATCGTAAAATCAGACGGACGACTGCCGGAAAATCTGCAGCCAAAGGATATCACCGCGCGTGCGCTGGAAGATTCCTGTATCGATTGTCGGCGGGCGCTGTCGCTGTTCTGCGTCATCATGGGGCGTTTTGGCGGCGATCTGGCGTTAACGCTGGGTACGTTTGGCGGAGTGTACATCGCGGGCGGCATCGTACCGCGCTTCCTCGACTTCTTTAAAGCTTCCGGTTTCCGCGGTGGTTTTGAAGATAAAGGGCGCTTTAAAGCCTACGTACAGGACATTCCGGTGTATCTGATCGTGCATGAAAACCCCGGACTGCTTGGCTCCGGTGCGCATCTGCGCCAGACGTTGGGCCATATTTTGTAA
- a CDS encoding ion channel protein, with protein MLHPRARTMLLLSTPALIIGIASSLVLIVVMKVASVLQQFLWERLPVSIGIAQDSPLWIIGMLTLTGIVVGLVIRYSQGHAGPDPACEPLIGMPVPTSAIPGLLAALILGLAGGVSLGPEHPIMTVNIALAVALGSRMFPRIAKLDWTILASAGTIGALFGTPVAAALIFSQTLNSSNDVPLWDRLFAPLMAAAAGSLTTSLFFHPHFSLPIAHYTQMHLIDILSGAVVAAIAIAAGMIAVWCLPRLHHLMHRLKHPVLILGAGGFILGILGVIGGPLTLFKGLDEMQQMAFSQTLGTSDYFMLAVIKLAALVVAAASGFRGGRIFPAVFVGVALGLMLHAHVEAVPAAITVSCAILGLVLVVTRDAWLSLFMAAVVVPDSTLLPLLCIVMLPAWLLLAGKPMMVAERPDK; from the coding sequence ATGCTCCATCCGCGAGCCAGAACGATGCTCTTGCTGTCAACTCCTGCGCTAATCATTGGCATAGCGTCCAGCCTGGTGTTGATCGTTGTGATGAAAGTGGCTTCCGTTTTACAGCAATTTTTATGGGAACGGCTGCCTGTTAGCATCGGTATTGCCCAGGACTCTCCGTTATGGATTATCGGAATGCTGACGCTCACGGGGATCGTGGTCGGGTTAGTTATTCGCTACAGCCAGGGTCACGCAGGACCGGATCCAGCCTGTGAACCGTTAATTGGTATGCCGGTTCCAACGTCAGCAATACCGGGCCTGCTGGCAGCACTCATCCTTGGTCTCGCGGGTGGCGTTAGTTTGGGTCCGGAACACCCGATCATGACCGTCAATATTGCACTGGCGGTGGCGCTCGGCAGCCGCATGTTTCCCCGCATTGCTAAGCTGGACTGGACCATTCTCGCTTCTGCCGGCACCATCGGCGCGCTGTTTGGCACTCCCGTTGCCGCCGCACTGATATTTTCGCAAACGCTGAATAGCTCGAACGATGTTCCCTTATGGGATCGGTTATTTGCACCGTTAATGGCCGCTGCCGCGGGTTCGCTGACCACCAGCCTGTTTTTTCACCCCCATTTTTCACTGCCCATCGCGCACTATACGCAGATGCACTTGATCGATATCCTCAGCGGTGCGGTGGTTGCCGCCATCGCCATTGCCGCCGGGATGATCGCCGTCTGGTGCCTGCCGCGTTTGCACCATTTAATGCATCGATTAAAACACCCGGTTCTGATCCTTGGGGCTGGCGGCTTTATCCTCGGTATCCTGGGCGTTATCGGCGGACCGCTCACCTTGTTCAAAGGACTGGATGAAATGCAGCAAATGGCGTTCAGCCAGACGCTGGGGACATCGGATTATTTTATGCTCGCCGTGATCAAGCTTGCGGCATTAGTGGTCGCAGCTGCGAGTGGTTTTCGCGGCGGGCGAATCTTCCCGGCAGTATTCGTGGGGGTCGCGCTTGGCCTGATGCTGCACGCCCACGTTGAGGCAGTGCCGGCAGCCATCACCGTCTCCTGCGCGATCCTTGGACTGGTGCTGGTCGTCACCCGTGACGCTTGGCTGAGCCTGTTTATGGCAGCAGTGGTGGTGCCAGATTCCACCCTGCTGCCGCTGCTGTGCATCGTCATGCTTCCCGCCTGGCTACTGCTGGCAGGCAAACCGATGATGGTCGCCGAGCGTCCCGATAAGTAG
- a CDS encoding alpha-keto acid decarboxylase family protein: MQTPYSVADYLLDRLAGCGVGHLFGVPGDYNLQFLDHVIEHPSVRWVGCANELNAAYAADGYARVSGVGALLTTFGVGELSAINGIAGSYAEYVPVLHIVGAPCRGAQRRGELMHHTLGDGDFQHFYRMQQAVTTASAVLDEQNACYDIDRVLRTMLTERRPGYLMLPADVAKQPATPPSDILIVPLSEPESSVAEAFRYLARERLLDSPRVALLADFLALRFGLQPVLQRWMAETPMAHATLLMGKGLFDERHPAFVGTYSAGASSDYVRQAIEDADTIICVGTQFVDTLTAGFTQNLAQERTIEVQPHASRIGTSWFNIPMEQAATTLRELCLEMSFSLPPERPPVGRLEVEKGHLTQENFWHTLQQYLAPNDIILVDQGTAAFGAAALTLPGGAEVLVQPLWGSIGYALPAAFGAQAACPDRRVILIIGDGAAQLTIQELGSMLRDGQAPVILLLNNDGYTVERAIHGANQRYNDIAAWSWTQVPQAFSRECQAECWRVTQAVQLEEVLARLARPQRLSLIEVVLPKADLPELLRTVTRALETRNGG; the protein is encoded by the coding sequence ATGCAAACCCCGTATTCCGTTGCTGATTATCTGCTGGACAGGCTGGCAGGCTGTGGCGTCGGCCATCTCTTTGGTGTGCCTGGCGATTATAATTTGCAGTTTCTTGACCATGTGATTGAACATCCCAGCGTACGTTGGGTCGGGTGTGCGAACGAGTTGAACGCGGCTTATGCGGCAGATGGCTATGCCCGAGTATCTGGAGTAGGGGCGCTGCTCACCACGTTTGGCGTGGGTGAGTTAAGCGCGATTAATGGTATCGCGGGAAGCTATGCGGAATATGTTCCTGTTTTGCATATTGTTGGCGCACCCTGTCGTGGCGCGCAGCGTCGCGGGGAGTTGATGCATCACACTCTGGGTGACGGGGATTTTCAGCATTTTTACCGTATGCAGCAGGCGGTAACGACGGCCAGCGCGGTGCTGGATGAACAAAACGCTTGTTATGACATTGACCGCGTGCTGCGAACGATGCTTACCGAACGCAGGCCGGGCTATCTGATGTTACCTGCTGATGTGGCAAAACAGCCCGCCACGCCGCCGAGCGACATTCTGATTGTTCCTCTGAGCGAGCCGGAAAGCAGTGTGGCAGAAGCGTTTCGCTATCTTGCCCGCGAACGATTGCTGGACAGCCCGCGCGTAGCGCTGCTGGCGGACTTTCTCGCGTTGCGCTTTGGCTTGCAACCGGTCTTGCAGCGCTGGATGGCGGAAACGCCGATGGCCCACGCTACGCTGTTGATGGGCAAAGGGCTATTCGATGAGCGTCATCCGGCGTTTGTTGGCACGTACAGCGCCGGAGCCAGCAGCGACTATGTACGTCAGGCAATAGAAGATGCCGACACGATTATTTGTGTCGGTACGCAATTTGTTGACACTCTGACCGCCGGATTTACGCAAAATCTTGCACAGGAGCGCACTATTGAGGTGCAGCCTCATGCCTCCAGGATTGGAACCAGTTGGTTTAACATCCCAATGGAGCAAGCGGCCACCACCTTGCGGGAGCTGTGTCTGGAAATGTCGTTTTCACTTCCGCCAGAACGTCCGCCAGTTGGGCGTCTTGAGGTTGAAAAAGGGCATCTGACGCAGGAAAACTTCTGGCATACGCTGCAGCAGTATCTGGCGCCCAATGACATTATTCTCGTCGACCAGGGAACCGCCGCCTTTGGCGCAGCTGCGCTCACGCTACCCGGCGGAGCGGAAGTGCTGGTTCAGCCGCTGTGGGGGTCTATCGGTTACGCGCTCCCGGCTGCATTCGGTGCGCAAGCTGCCTGTCCAGACCGCCGGGTGATCCTGATTATTGGCGATGGCGCGGCGCAGCTCACTATTCAGGAACTGGGCTCTATGCTCAGAGACGGGCAGGCTCCCGTTATTTTGCTGCTCAATAATGACGGCTATACCGTGGAGCGGGCCATACACGGAGCCAATCAGCGTTATAACGATATCGCCGCCTGGAGCTGGACGCAGGTGCCGCAGGCGTTTAGTCGTGAATGTCAGGCGGAATGCTGGCGAGTGACGCAGGCGGTACAACTGGAGGAAGTGCTGGCCCGGTTGGCCCGTCCGCAACGATTGTCGTTAATTGAGGTGGTGCTACCGAAAGCCGATCTTCCTGAGCTATTGCGCACGGTGACCCGTGCGCTGGAAACGCGTAACGGAGGATAA
- the mgrA gene encoding L-glyceraldehyde 3-phosphate reductase, which yields MAYQADENRYQTMEYRRCGQSGLKLPIVSLGLWHNFGDTTQVENSRALLQRAFDLGISHFDLANNYGPPPGSAERNFGRILQEDFLPWRDELIISTKAGYTMWEGPYGDWGSRKYLIASLDQSLKRLGLEYVDIFYHHRPDPETPLRETMRALDHIVRQGKALYVGLSNYPADLARQAIEILDDLGTPCLIHQPKYSMFERWVEGGLLSLLQEKGVGSIAFSPLAGGQLTDRYLNGIPADSRAASTSRFLNPDQLTPQKLEKVRALNALAERRGQKLSQMALAWVLREDNVTSVLIGASKTAQIEDAVGMLANRHFTPEECAEIDAILS from the coding sequence ATGGCTTATCAGGCTGATGAAAATCGTTATCAAACAATGGAGTACCGCCGCTGCGGTCAGAGCGGTCTCAAGCTGCCGATTGTCTCACTGGGTTTGTGGCACAATTTTGGTGATACCACGCAGGTTGAGAACAGTCGGGCGTTGTTACAGCGCGCATTTGATCTGGGGATCAGCCATTTTGATCTGGCGAATAACTATGGTCCACCGCCGGGTTCAGCGGAGCGAAATTTTGGTCGCATCCTGCAGGAAGATTTTTTACCGTGGCGAGATGAGCTTATCATCTCCACCAAAGCGGGTTACACCATGTGGGAAGGCCCATACGGGGACTGGGGCTCACGCAAATACCTGATTGCCAGCCTCGATCAAAGCTTGAAGCGCCTGGGACTGGAGTATGTCGATATCTTCTACCACCATCGCCCCGACCCTGAAACGCCGCTCAGAGAAACCATGCGCGCGCTGGATCATATCGTCCGTCAGGGCAAAGCGCTGTACGTCGGACTGTCTAACTATCCCGCGGATCTTGCCCGGCAGGCAATTGAAATACTCGATGATTTAGGTACGCCATGCCTTATTCACCAGCCCAAATATTCCATGTTCGAACGTTGGGTCGAAGGTGGCTTGCTGTCGCTATTACAGGAAAAAGGCGTCGGCAGTATCGCCTTCTCACCGCTGGCTGGCGGACAGTTAACAGACCGCTATCTGAACGGCATTCCTGCGGACTCTCGCGCGGCAAGCACCAGCCGTTTTCTGAATCCGGACCAGTTAACCCCACAAAAACTGGAAAAAGTGCGGGCGCTGAACGCGCTGGCAGAGCGACGCGGACAAAAGCTTTCTCAGATGGCGCTCGCGTGGGTTCTCCGGGAGGACAACGTCACGTCGGTGCTGATTGGCGCGAGTAAAACGGCGCAGATTGAAGACGCCGTCGGCATGCTGGCAAACCGTCACTTTACGCCTGAAGAGTGCGCGGAGATTGACGCCATCCTGAGTTGA
- the ypeC gene encoding DUF2502 domain-containing protein YpeC yields MFRSLILAAVLLAFTPLAANAGEITLLPSIKLQIGDRDNYGNYWDGGRWRDRDYWHHNYEWRKNRWWRHDNGYHRGWDKRKAYERGYREGWNDRDDHRGRGRGHKHHH; encoded by the coding sequence ATGTTCAGGTCACTGATTCTGGCGGCAGTCTTATTGGCTTTTACACCGCTGGCCGCTAACGCCGGCGAAATCACCCTGCTGCCATCCATAAAATTACAAATTGGCGATCGCGATAATTACGGTAACTACTGGGATGGTGGCCGCTGGCGCGACCGGGATTACTGGCACCATAACTATGAGTGGCGCAAAAATCGCTGGTGGCGTCATGACAACGGCTACCACCGCGGCTGGGACAAGCGCAAAGCTTATGAGCGCGGCTATCGTGAAGGCTGGAACGATCGCGATGACCATCGCGGTCGTGGACGCGGCCACAAACATCATCATTAA
- a CDS encoding Nramp family divalent metal transporter has protein sequence MTNDRVESSSGRAARKLKLALMGPAFIAAIGYIDPGNFATNIQAGASFGYKLLWVVVWANLMAMLIQVLSAKLGIATGKNLAEQIRDHYPRPVVWFYWVQAEIIAMATDLAEFIGAAIGFKLILGVSLLQGAVLTGIATFLILMLQRRGQKPLEKVIGGLLLFVAAAYIVELVFSQPNFAQLSKGMVIPSLPNSEAVFLAAGVLGATIMPHVIYLHSSLTQHLHGGTRQQRYAATKWDVALAMTIAGFVNLAMMATAAAAFHFSGHTGIADLDQAYLTLEPLLSHAAATVFGLSLVAAGLSSTVVGTLAGQVVMQGFIRFHIPLWVRRTVTMMPSFIVILMGLDPTRILVMSQVLLSFGIALALVPLLIFTSNSQLMGDLVNTRWVKQVGWVIVVLVVTLNIWLLVGTALGL, from the coding sequence ATGACTAACGATCGCGTTGAGAGTAGCAGTGGACGGGCAGCGCGCAAGTTGAAGCTCGCATTAATGGGACCTGCGTTCATCGCGGCGATCGGCTATATCGATCCGGGTAACTTTGCCACCAATATCCAGGCCGGGGCCAGCTTTGGTTATAAACTACTGTGGGTGGTGGTCTGGGCAAACCTGATGGCAATGCTGATCCAGGTGCTGTCAGCAAAGCTCGGCATAGCTACGGGTAAAAACCTGGCAGAGCAAATTCGCGATCATTATCCTCGCCCGGTAGTGTGGTTTTACTGGGTGCAGGCCGAAATTATCGCCATGGCGACGGACCTTGCTGAATTTATTGGCGCCGCGATTGGCTTCAAACTGATCCTCGGCGTTTCCTTATTGCAAGGGGCCGTGCTTACCGGCATCGCGACATTTTTAATTCTGATGCTGCAACGTCGCGGGCAAAAGCCGCTGGAAAAAGTCATTGGCGGCCTTCTGCTGTTTGTGGCCGCAGCTTATATTGTGGAGCTGGTTTTTTCGCAACCGAACTTCGCGCAGCTTAGTAAGGGGATGGTGATCCCAAGCCTGCCTAATTCCGAGGCGGTGTTCCTGGCAGCCGGTGTGCTCGGCGCGACTATCATGCCGCACGTCATTTATCTGCACTCTTCCTTAACGCAACATCTGCACGGCGGAACGCGTCAACAGCGCTATGCGGCCACAAAATGGGATGTGGCTCTTGCCATGACGATTGCTGGATTTGTCAATCTGGCGATGATGGCGACGGCAGCCGCAGCATTTCATTTTAGCGGGCATACAGGTATTGCCGATCTCGATCAGGCGTATCTGACTCTTGAACCGTTGTTGAGTCACGCTGCGGCGACGGTATTCGGTTTAAGCCTGGTGGCTGCGGGACTCTCTTCTACCGTGGTCGGGACGCTGGCGGGGCAGGTGGTGATGCAAGGGTTTATCCGCTTTCACATTCCGCTATGGGTACGCCGCACGGTCACCATGATGCCATCATTTATTGTGATTCTGATGGGATTGGATCCAACGCGTATTCTGGTGATGAGCCAGGTATTGCTCAGCTTCGGTATTGCGCTGGCGCTGGTGCCGCTGCTGATCTTCACCAGCAACAGTCAGCTGATGGGCGATTTGGTGAATACCCGATGGGTAAAACAGGTAGGCTGGGTGATTGTTGTGCTGGTGGTGACACTCAATATCTGGCTGCTGGTGGGAACCGCGCTCGGTTTGTAA
- the nupC gene encoding nucleoside permease NupC: protein MDRVLHFVLALAVVAVLALLVSSDRKKIRIRYVIQLLVIEVLLAWFFLNSDVGLGFVRGFSEMFEKLLGFANEGTNFVFGSMNDKGLAFFFLKVLCPIVFISALIGILQHIRVLPVIIRAIGFLLSKVNGMGKLESFNAVSSLILGQSENFIAYKDILGKMSRNRMYTMAATAMSTVSMSIVGAYMTMLEPKYVVAALVLNMFSTFIVLSLINPYTVDASEENIQMSNLHEGQSFFEMLGEYILAGFKVAIIVAAMLIGFIALIAALNALFATVTGWFGYSISFQGILGYIFYPVAWVMGVPSSEALQVGSIMATKLVSNEFVAMMDLQKIASTLSPRAEGIISVFLVSFANFSSIGIIAGAIKGLNEEQGNVVSRFGLKLVYGSTLVSVLSASIAALVL from the coding sequence ATGGACCGCGTTCTTCATTTTGTCCTGGCCCTTGCCGTGGTTGCGGTACTCGCACTGCTGGTAAGCAGTGACCGTAAAAAAATCCGCATTCGTTATGTTATTCAATTGCTTGTTATTGAAGTGTTACTGGCATGGTTCTTCCTGAACTCTGATGTCGGTCTGGGCTTCGTAAGAGGCTTCTCCGAGATGTTTGAGAAACTTCTCGGATTCGCTAATGAAGGGACAAACTTTGTCTTCGGCAGCATGAACGACAAAGGCCTGGCATTCTTCTTCTTGAAAGTGTTGTGCCCGATCGTCTTCATTTCCGCTCTGATCGGTATTTTGCAGCATATCCGTGTTCTGCCAGTTATCATCCGCGCAATTGGTTTCCTGTTATCCAAAGTGAACGGTATGGGCAAGCTGGAATCCTTCAACGCCGTCAGCTCGCTGATCCTGGGTCAGTCCGAGAACTTTATCGCCTATAAAGATATTCTCGGCAAAATGTCTCGCAACCGTATGTACACCATGGCTGCAACGGCGATGTCGACCGTTTCCATGTCTATCGTCGGCGCGTACATGACCATGCTGGAGCCGAAGTACGTTGTTGCGGCGCTGGTTCTGAACATGTTCAGCACCTTTATCGTACTGTCGCTTATCAACCCGTACACCGTTGACGCCAGCGAAGAAAATATCCAGATGTCTAACCTGCACGAAGGCCAGAGCTTCTTCGAAATGCTGGGTGAATACATCCTGGCAGGTTTCAAAGTGGCAATTATCGTTGCGGCGATGCTGATTGGTTTCATCGCGCTGATCGCGGCCCTGAACGCCCTGTTCGCTACTGTGACCGGTTGGTTTGGCTACAGCATCTCCTTCCAGGGCATCCTGGGCTATATCTTCTACCCGGTTGCATGGGTGATGGGTGTGCCGTCCAGCGAAGCGCTGCAGGTGGGCAGTATTATGGCAACCAAACTGGTTTCTAACGAATTCGTCGCGATGATGGATCTGCAGAAAATCGCCTCTACGCTCTCTCCACGCGCTGAAGGCATCATCTCTGTGTTCCTGGTCTCCTTCGCTAACTTCTCTTCCATCGGGATTATCGCCGGCGCGATTAAAGGCCTGAACGAAGAACAAGGTAACGTGGTTTCCCGCTTTGGTCTGAAGCTGGTGTACGGCTCTACGCTGGTGAGCGTACTGTCTGCATCCATCGCAGCACTGGTGCTGTAA
- a CDS encoding YfeC-like transcriptional regulator: MFKERMTPEELANLTGYSRQTINKWVRKEGWATSPKPGVQGGKARLVHVTEQVREYIRSAERSAEGLSDNLSLSGDTSIEALLIRLAKEMTPSEQKMFTSLILREGITGLLQRLGIRENK; encoded by the coding sequence ATGTTCAAGGAACGGATGACGCCAGAAGAACTTGCTAATCTGACCGGATACAGCCGACAGACCATCAATAAATGGGTGCGCAAGGAGGGTTGGGCTACATCACCAAAACCAGGCGTACAAGGCGGCAAAGCCCGACTGGTTCACGTCACCGAACAAGTTCGTGAATACATTCGCAGTGCTGAGCGTTCAGCCGAAGGTTTATCAGATAACTTATCGTTATCCGGTGATACCTCTATTGAGGCGCTGCTGATTCGACTCGCCAAAGAAATGACGCCGTCAGAACAGAAGATGTTTACGTCACTGATCCTGCGTGAAGGCATTACGGGTTTATTGCAACGCTTAGGGATCCGCGAAAACAAATAA
- a CDS encoding MerR family transcriptional regulator: protein MKKLRSKMTTEELAECLGVAKQTVNRWIREQNWTTEKFPGVKGGRARLIHIDSSVRTFLLNIPAFRKVPEVYQAEEPLAEYTHVVRSHACRQIISALDNMSPTEQEKLAIYISREGIRTFLTRLGIDESE, encoded by the coding sequence ATGAAAAAATTACGCAGCAAAATGACGACCGAAGAGCTGGCGGAATGTCTCGGGGTTGCCAAACAAACCGTCAATCGTTGGATCAGAGAACAAAACTGGACCACCGAAAAGTTTCCCGGCGTTAAAGGTGGTCGTGCAAGGCTGATTCATATCGACTCCAGCGTCCGCACGTTTCTGCTCAATATTCCGGCTTTCCGCAAAGTCCCTGAAGTTTATCAGGCTGAAGAACCGCTGGCAGAATACACCCACGTGGTGCGCAGCCACGCCTGTCGCCAGATAATTAGCGCTCTGGACAACATGTCCCCAACGGAACAAGAAAAGCTGGCGATATACATTTCGCGCGAAGGTATTCGCACTTTCCTTACCCGCTTAGGCATTGATGAGTCTGAATAA